One genomic region from Alosa alosa isolate M-15738 ecotype Scorff River chromosome 12, AALO_Geno_1.1, whole genome shotgun sequence encodes:
- the ywhah gene encoding 14-3-3 protein eta yields the protein MADREQLIQRARLAEQAERYDDMASAMKLVTELSEPLSNEDRNLLSVAYKNVVGARRSSWRVTSSIEQKTATDGNEKKLELVRAYRETIEKELEAVCQDVLNLLDQFLIKSCDETQMESKVFYLKMKGDYYRYLAEVATGEKRSGAVESSEGAYKEAFEISKSMAATHPIRLGLALNFSVFYYEIQNAPEQACQLAKEAFDEAIGHLDNLNEDSYKDSTLIMQLLRDNLTLWTSDQQDSETGDANP from the exons ATGGCTGACCGGGAGCAGCTGATTCAGAGAGCCCGCTTGGCTGAGCAGGCAGAGCGCTACGATGACATGGCCTCCGCCATGAAACTG GTGACTGAACTGAGCGAGCCACTCTCCAACGAGGACCGCAACCTGCTGTCGGTGGCCTACAAGAACGTGGTAGGCGCGAGGCGCTCGTCCTGGCGTGTCACCTCCAGCATCGAGCAGAAGACGGCCACCGACGGCAACGAAAAGAAGCTGGAGCTGGTGCGCGCCTACCGTGAGACCATCGAGAAGGAGCTGGAGGCCGTGTGTCAGGATGTCCTCAACCTGCTCGACCAGTTCCTCATCAAGAGCTGCGACGAGACCCAGATGGAGAGCAAGGTGTTCTACCTGAAGATGAAGGGCGACTACTACCGCTACCTGGCCGAGGTGGCCACGGGCGAGAAGCGCTCCGGTGCCGTGGAGTCCTCCGAGGGCGCCTACAAGGAGGCGTTCGAGATCAGCAAGAGCATGGCCGCCACGCACCCCATCCGCCTGGGCCTGGCGCTCAACTTCTCCGTCTTCTACTACGAGATCCAGAACGCGCCCGAGCAGGCGTGCCAGCTGGCCAAGGAGGCGTTCGACGAGGCCATCGGCCACCTGGACAATCTGAACGAGGACTCCTACAAGGACTCCACGCTCATCATGCAGCTGCTGCGAGACAACCTGACGCTCTGGACCAGCGACCAGCAGGACAGCGAGACCGGAGACGCCAATCCCTga